Proteins encoded by one window of Anopheles maculipalpis chromosome 2RL, idAnoMacuDA_375_x, whole genome shotgun sequence:
- the LOC126566392 gene encoding conserved oligomeric Golgi complex subunit 3, which translates to MLQEIDVSLDSLRQLTQEFNFVSEKTSSLHQASESLLQDQTRLNDTGDEIKKRLKYFTQAESISQRLHNPTFSVSNETFVDILNTIDDCIEYMRVNPAFSEAAAYSVKYRTCLAKATQMMKTYVFGILSNATAQVLAPKGSGAPRSLEALDQPKIGDPTADAAFVLFYGKFQASSPRVKRITGLIEDRLDRSPDYEQLLGELHQNYLTQRATIMRSGVDQAIKDLTKKYKGDHCALVRSACAFMVHICQDEHRLFYQFFAKQSAQLIIYMEGLCTILYDTLRPYIIRIDHLETLAEICSILKVEMLDEHVAYSPEPLEAFAKIVYQLLQDVQERIGFRAQNYLESDIRNYRPSAGDLAYPEKLEMMESIALSLQENQYAQHQLRRVDSRSSITSGMSLASLETTQTTTDPALKVRSGNSPADMHGMWYPTVRRTLVCLSRLYRCIDKSIFQSLSQQALTHCIYSVSLAASQIAQNRTTIDGELFEIKHLLILREQIAPFRVDFTAKETSLDFSKVRTAAYELLQKRKQLFSLGSNNALLEFLLDGTPQVREQLLDSRKDVDRQLKLVCETFIKDATKQLVGPVLTFIEAAQNHLRSQPGGGKTAAVTAAGSVTNSAVPASGQSTGMALRMAPFAAPQQISSIIQECLRNIKSKLAGLQRSMQLYLANKDTEFILFRPIRNNIIGSFVKLEQILMLNAYTKDDLTIVSCPSAEQISVLLSSVNLAGGSVTEQSVPSFGSKAQPSRKISTSSLISSSSAGEPTQSNTKTPIEKKVSFDSGANTVVEIERIAESEVEKCEEVVVEAQEAVSNQPDQQNPAGQVV; encoded by the exons ATGCTCCAAGAGATCGACGTTTCGCTCGATTCACTTCGCCAGCTTACGCAGGAGTTTAACTTTGTGTCTGAAAAAACGTCTTCACTGCATCAGGCGAGTGAAAGTTTGCTGCAGGATCAAACGCGCCTGAACGATACAGGTGATGAGATCAAGAAGCGGTTAAAGTACTTCACCCAGGCGGAAAGCATATCGCAACGATTGCACAATCCAACGTTTTCCGTGTCGAACGAGACGTTTGTGGACATTTTGAACACGATCGACGATTGCATCGAATATATGCGTGTGAAT CCGGCGTTTAGTGAGGCAGCTGCATACTCGGTTAAGTACCGTACatgtctcgccaaagctacgCAAATGATGAAAACGTATGTGTTTGGAATTCTGTCGAACGCCACCGCACAGGTGCTCGCGCCCAAAGGGTCCGGTGCACCGCGATCGCTGGAGGCGCTTGATCAGCCGAAGATAGGCGATCCTACAGCAGATGCAGCGTTTGTGCTGTTTTATGGAAAGTTTCAAGCATCATCACCGCGTGTAAAACGCATCACTGGGCTGATTGAAGATCGTCTTGATCGTAGTCCAGATTACGAACAGTTGCTGGGAGAGCTGCATCAAAACTATCTTACTCAAAGAGCAACG ATCATGAGATCGGGCGTTGATCAAGCTATAAAGGATTTGACAAAAAAGTATAAAGGTGATCACTGCGCACTGGTACGATCGGCTTGTGCCTTTATGGTACACATTTGCCAGGATGAGCATAGActgttttatcaatttttcgcCAAACAAAGTGCCCAACTAAT TATCTACATGGAAGGATTGTGCACCATTCTGTACGACACACTTCGGCCCTACATCATACGAATCGATCATCTCGAAACGCTGGCCGAAATATGTAGCATACTGAAGGTGGAAATGCTGGACGAACACGTCGCATACAGCC CGGAACCACTGGAAGCATTCGCCAAGATTGTCTACCAACTGCTGCAAGACGTACAGGAACGGATCGGGTTTCGGGCGCAAAACTATCTCGAATCGGATATCCGCAACTATCGGCCGTCGGCAGGTGATCTCGCCTACCCGGAAAAGCTTGAAATGATGGAAAGCATTGCCCTATCACTGCAGGAAAATCAATACGCCCAACACCAGCTAAGGCGAGTGGATTCCCGCAGTTCTATCACATCTGGAATGTCCCTCGCATCGCTCGAAACGACACAAACCACAACCGATCCGGCGCTGAAAGTGCGTTCGGGAAATTCGCCTGCCGACATGCACGGTATGTGGTATCCTACCGTGCGCCGTACGTTGGTGTGCCTTTCGCGGCTCTATCGCTGCATCGACAAATCCATCTTCCAGAGCCTTTCCCAGCAAGCGCTGACCCACTGCATCTACAGTGTTTCGTTGGCAGCTAGTCAAATAGCTCAGAACCGTACAACGATCGATGGTGAACTGTTTGAGATAAAGCATCTGCTTATCCTACGCGAACAGATTGCACCGTTTCGGGTAGATTTTACTGCGAAGGAAACGAGTCTTGACTTTAGCAAGGTGCGTACGGCTGCCTACGAGCTGTTGCAGAAACGTAAACAACTGTTTTCACTCGGTTCGAACAATGCGTTGCTTGAGTTTCTGCTCGATGGTACGCCACAGGTACGGGAACAGTTGCTCGATTCGCGCAAAGATGTGGATCGTCAGCTGAAGCTGGTATGCGAAACGTTTATAAAAGACGCAACGAAACAGCTGGTCGGGCCAGTGTTAACGTTCATCGAAGCAGCACAGAATCATCTTCGCAGTCAACCCGGAGGTGGAAAGACAGCAGCAGTAACGGCGGCTGGATCTGTAACAAATTCTGCAGTGCCAGCGAGTGGACAAAGCACGGGTATGGCTTTGCGAATGGCCCCGTTCGCTGCACCGCAACAGATTAGCTCCATCATACAGGAGTGcttaagaaatatcaaatcaAAATTGGCTGGGCTGCAACGTTCGATGCAGCTGTACCTCGCCAATAAGGATACGGAATTCATTCTCTTCCGGCCGATACGG AACAACATCATCGGTTCGTTCGTCAAGCTAGAACAAATTCTAATGCTAAACGCTTACACAAAAGACGATCTGACGATCGTAAGCTGCCCATCAGCGGAACAGATTTCTGTACTGTTGTCGAGCGTTAACCTTGCCGGTGGTTCGGTTACCGAACAGTCGGTGCCTTCCTTTGGTAGCAAAGCACAACCGTCGCGAAAAATCAGTACCAGTTCGTTGATCAGTAGTAGCAGTGCCGGGGAACCGACGCAATCGAATACAAAAACTCCAATCGAAAAGAAAGTTAGCTTCGATAGTGGAGCAAATACGGTGGTTGAAATTGAACGTATCGCAGAATCAGAGGTAGAGAAATGTGAGGAGGTGGTAGTGGAAGCACAGGAAGCAGTATCTAATCAACCGGATCAGCAGAATCCAGCAGGTCAGGTTGTTTAG
- the LOC126559470 gene encoding transmembrane protein 141, translated as MNDIRLLKDQQREKHPGFDSYIECMSRSLFTGLATFSLGFAGIYFLQQIGQRYLPYTKKGNILVATLVATGAAYKVTSDRTRACQARWMAVEDKYSVLQEAVEPIASAKDSTI; from the coding sequence ATGAACGATATCCGGCTGCTGAAGGATCAACAGCGTGAAAAACATCCAGGGTTCGATTCGTACATCGAGTGCATGAGCCGTTCGTTGTTTACGGGACTGGCGACGTTTTCGCTCGGTTTCGCCGGTATCTACTTCCTGCAGCAAATCGGTCAACGCTATCTGCCGTACACGAAGAAGGGCAACATCCTGGTGGCAACGCTCGTCGCAACCGGTGCTGCATACAAGGTGACCTCCGATCGCACCCGTGCCTGTCAAGCACGGTGGATGGCCGTGGAGGACAAGTACAGTGTGTTGCAGGAAGCAGTCGAACCGATTGCCAGCGCAAAAGATTCGACAATCTAG
- the LOC126557662 gene encoding putative GTP-binding protein 6 has protein sequence MLGLGGVRSVVRTVCMKNALQWHQIKHLRAATQCNWLLQRIAHREKYTNASKYKGGKLAGRRQKAIEAETDRSSPEDDDSFGEKNNRSELIEDREYDTVASTAMHVTKHILNVQHVVIIQPYIKWGPRKNPTKPELLLQEAEALVRSLPRWNIELTMKVPVETLDKRQLFGTGKLEELKGIIQARQESGTPLTCVFISKGTLTYQQKQTLEQAFRLPVMDRYSIVVQILRLHAVSMEAKLQVALAELPYIWSQVKDQEGSPKGSGGRIFLSDSQRQMLQLRERKLRNELSAIRSHRELLRNRRRQKNFPVVAVVGYTNAGKTSLIKALTEEQSLQPRDQLFATLDVTAHAGLLPCKLEVLYMDTVGFMADIPTGLIECFVATLEDAMLADVIVHVQDMAHENCSEQRAHVERTLGKLMHNGERSLNPERIINVGNKIDLVPDPSALDVECNDYGRLHLISSQTLVGVHELLLEVERRVLKLTGRQRIVIRVPMGGQEMAWLYKNAAVTETAADPADAERLLVSVVITEAKLQQFRHLFIRKRS, from the coding sequence ATGTTAGGATTAGGAGGCGTACGATCCGTCGTACGGACAGTGTGTATGAAGAATGCTTTACAATGGCATCAAATAAAACATCTTCGCGCTGCTACACAATGCAACTGGTTGTTGCAAAGAATCGCACATCGGGAGAAGTACACCAATGCGAGCAAATACAAGGGTGGAAAGCTGGCTGGACGGCGCCAAAAAGCTATAGAAGCGGAAACAGATCGATCCTCACCGGAAGATGATGATTCGTTCGGTGAAAAGAACAATCGATCCGAACTAATAGAGGATCGTGAGTACGATACCGTAGCTTCCACGGCCATGCATGTGACAAAACACATCCTCAATGTACAGCACGTAGTCATCATACAGCCGTACATTAAGTGGGGCCCTCGGAAGAATCCTACTAAACCGGAACTATTGCTACAGGAAGCGGAAGCACTCGTACGCTCACTGCCCCGATGGAACATCGAGCTTACTATGAAGGTTCCGGTGGAAACGCTCGACAAGCGACAGCTGTTCGGTACCGGCAAGCTGGAGGAACTCAAAGGCATCATCCAAGCGCGCCAAGAGTCCGGCACACCGCTCACCTGTGTGTTTATCAGCAAAGGCACACTGACTtaccagcaaaagcaaacgctCGAGCAAGCGTTCCGTCTTCCGGTGATGGATCGATACTCGATCGTAGTACAGATTCTTCGACTGCACGCCGTCAGCATGGAAGCGAAGCTACAGGTTGCCCTTGCCGAGCTACCGTACATCTGGTCCCAGGTGAAAGATCAGGAAGGATCCCCAAAAGGCTCTGGCGGACGCATCTTTCTAAGTGATTCCCAACGCCAAATGCTACAGTTGCGCGAACGCAAGCTACGAAACGAACTTTCCGCAATACGATCACACCGCGAGCTGCTTCGTAACCGCCGGCGGCAGAAAAATTTCCCTGTCGTAGCAGTGGTCGGTTACACAAACGCTGGCAAAACCTCACTCATCAAAGCACTAACGGAAGAGCAAAGCCTCCAGCCACGCGATCAACTGTTTGCCACGTTAGACGTAACGGCCCACGCCGGACTGTTGCCGTGCAAGCTGGAAGTATTGTACATGGATACGGTTGGCTTTATGGCGGACATTCCTACCGGACTGATTGAATGTTTCGTAGCAACGCTCGAGGATGCTATGTTGGCCGATGTAATTGTACACGTGCAGGATATGGCACACGAAAACTGTTCCGAACAGCGAGCACACGTGGAGCGTACGTTGGGTAAGCTGATGCACAACGGCGAACGATCGTTAAACCCGGAACGTATCATTAATGTAGGCAACAAGATCGACCTCGTACCGGATCCGTCCGCATTGGATGTGGAATGTAACGATTATGGGCGATTGCATCTCATATCTTCCCAAACGTTGGTCGGTGTGCacgagctgctgctggaggTGGAACGAAGAGTCCTGAAGCTTACTGGGCGACAGCGGATTGTGATACGGGTACCGATGGGTGGTCAGGAAATGGCATGGTTGTATAAAAATGCAGCCGTTACGGAAACCGCAGCCGATCCGGCCGATGCCGAACGGTTGCTGGTGAGTGTGGTAATAACGGAGGCCAAATTGcaacagttccgtcatttATTCATCCGTAAACGAAGCTGA